From a region of the Zonotrichia albicollis isolate bZonAlb1 chromosome 5, bZonAlb1.hap1, whole genome shotgun sequence genome:
- the STX18 gene encoding syntaxin-18 isoform X2: protein MSEYVRMTDTERDQIDQDAQVFMRTCADAIHQLRTEAHKGVQSAQVKEHRTAVLDFIEDYLKRVCKLYSEQRAIRVKRVIDKKRLSKLEPEQSNVSKSPLSAEKSSQSALEDSEEKLSAEESKDRNLPDAQSNLGLWGDSRGEDELSPEEIQMFEQENQRLVGEMNNLFDEVRQIEGKVVEISRLQEIFTEKVLQQETDIDNIHQLVVGATENIKEGNEDIREAIKNNAGFRVWILFFLVMCSFSLLFLDWYDN, encoded by the exons ATGTCTGAGTATGTGAGGATGACAGATACAGAGCGTGACCAGATAGATCAAGATGCCCAGGTGTTTATGAGAACGTGTGCTGATGCCATTCATCAGCTCAGAACAGAAG CACACAAGGGTGTCCAGTCTGCTCAGGTGAAGGAGCACAGAACAGCTGTCTTGGACTTCATTGAAGATTACTTAAAAA GAGTGTGCAAGCTGTATTCTGAGCAAAGAGCCATCCGAGTTAAGCGAGTGATAGATAAGAAGAGACT GTCCAAACTTGAACCTGAGCAGAGCAACGTGTCCAAATCACCTCTTTCTGCTGAAAAATCTTCACAGAGTGCTTTAGAGGATTCTGAAGAAAAACTTTCTGCTGAGGAAAGCAAAG ACAGGAATCTGCCCGATGCCCAAAGTAACCTTGGATTATGGGGGGATAGCAGAGGTGAAGATGAGCTGTCACCTGAAGAAATACAAATG TTTGAGCAGGAGAACCAGAGACTTGTTGGTGAGATGAACAATCTCTTCGATGAAGTCAG ACAAATTGAAGGAAAAGTGGTGGAAATCTCCAGATTACAAGAGATATTCACTGAGAAAGTCTTGCAACAG gAGACTGATATTGACAATATCCATCAATTAGTTGTGGGTGCAACAGAGAATATAAAAGAAGGCAATGAAGACATAAGAGAG GCCATCAAAAACAATGCTGGATTTAGAGTATGGATCCTCTTCTTCCTTGTGATGTGTTCATTCTCCTTGCTTTTCCTGGACTGGTATGATAATTAA